The segment GAGGGGGCGCTGCCCAACGGAAAACGAGCGTGAATCTGCGGGTTTCCATCGGGCAAGCGCAACGCATAACGATCGGGGCCGACCGTCCTGCGCCGGGCGGCGGCCCGCACGCAGGAACGGCCGGCTGTGCGCCGCCTACTCGTGCCCCGCAACCGCGTGCGGCACGTACGGCGTTTCGAGCGTGGCGATCTCTTCGGCGCTCAGTTCGAGCGACAGCGCCGCGACTGCGTCGTCGAGATGCTGGGCCTTCGATGCCCCGATGATCGGCGCGGTCACGCCGGACTTCTGGAGCAGCCACGCGAGCGCCACCTGCGCGCGCGGCACGTTGCGCGCACGCGCGATCGTCGCGACGGCTTCGACGATCGCGCGATCGTTGTCGGCGTACGCTTCGTAAAGCGTCTTGCCGTAGACATCGCTCTGCAGCCGCTCGCTCGACGCATCCCAGTCGCGTGTGAGCCGGCCGCGCGCGAGCGGGCTCCACGGCAGCACCGCGATGCCCTGGTCCGCGCACAGCGGCAGCATCTCGCGCTCTTCCTCGCGATACAGCAGGTTCAGGTGATCCTGCATGCTGACGAACTGCGTCCAGCCGTTCAGCTTCGACGTGTAGAGCGCCTTGCTGAACTGCCACGCGTGCATCGACGACGCGCCGATATAGCGCGCCTTGCCGGCCTTCACGACGTCGTGCAGCGCCTCGAGCGTTTCCTCGATCGGCGTGTGGTAGTCCCAGCGGTGGATCTGGTAGAGATCGACGTAATCGGTGCCGAGACGCTTGAGGCTATGGTCGATCTCGGTGAGGATGGCCTTGCGCGACAGGCCCGCGCCGTTCGGGCCGGGGCGCATGCGGTGGAATACCTTGGTCGCGATCACGACGTCGTCGCGTTTCGCGAAGTCGCGCAGCGCACGGCCGACGATCTCTTCGGACGTGCCGTCCGAATACATGTTGGCGGTGTCGAAGAAGTTGATGCCGGCGT is part of the Burkholderia ubonensis subsp. mesacidophila genome and harbors:
- a CDS encoding aldo/keto reductase; amino-acid sequence: MEYVRLGSTGLQVSRLCLGCMTYGVPERGTHPWTLDEAASRPFIRQALDAGINFFDTANMYSDGTSEEIVGRALRDFAKRDDVVIATKVFHRMRPGPNGAGLSRKAILTEIDHSLKRLGTDYVDLYQIHRWDYHTPIEETLEALHDVVKAGKARYIGASSMHAWQFSKALYTSKLNGWTQFVSMQDHLNLLYREEEREMLPLCADQGIAVLPWSPLARGRLTRDWDASSERLQSDVYGKTLYEAYADNDRAIVEAVATIARARNVPRAQVALAWLLQKSGVTAPIIGASKAQHLDDAVAALSLELSAEEIATLETPYVPHAVAGHE